Proteins encoded in a region of the Pontimicrobium sp. SW4 genome:
- a CDS encoding DUF4294 domain-containing protein encodes MKKILCILFVLPLFCFGQVEETETDTSQIKYLIIKGDSIPRLAIDLDEVMLLHKLEFDSKEDRRRYLILKRKTLKVYHYAQLAATRLDTLNARLNRLEKKRDRKQYAKKIQRYIEGEFSDELKKLTRTEGQILIKLIHRQTGHTTFELIKELRNGWRAFWFNNTASLFDLSLKKEFDPMNVKEDYLIEDILQRNFQSGRLERQKDALGLDFFELTQKWLSDKPKTAKTPKTIERTN; translated from the coding sequence ATGAAAAAGATTCTTTGCATATTATTTGTATTACCATTGTTTTGTTTTGGTCAGGTTGAAGAAACTGAAACCGATACTTCTCAAATAAAATATTTGATAATAAAAGGTGATTCTATTCCAAGATTAGCCATAGATTTAGACGAAGTTATGCTACTCCATAAATTGGAGTTTGATAGTAAAGAAGATAGACGACGTTACTTAATCTTAAAGCGTAAAACCTTAAAAGTATATCATTATGCACAACTGGCTGCTACTAGATTAGATACACTTAATGCACGACTAAATAGATTAGAAAAAAAGCGTGATAGAAAACAGTACGCTAAAAAGATACAACGGTATATTGAAGGTGAATTTTCAGATGAGTTAAAAAAACTCACACGAACCGAAGGACAAATACTTATTAAATTAATCCACCGACAGACTGGACATACAACCTTTGAGCTTATTAAAGAACTACGTAATGGTTGGCGTGCCTTTTGGTTTAATAATACAGCAAGTCTATTCGACTTATCTTTGAAAAAAGAGTTCGACCCGATGAATGTAAAAGAGGATTATTTAATTGAAGATATCTTGCAACGCAACTTTCAAAGCGGACGCTTAGAAAGACAAAAAGATGCTTTAGGATTGGACTTCTTTGAATTAACCCAGAAATGGTTAAGTGACAAACCTAAAACTGCCAAAACCCCAAAAACCATTGAGCGTACAAACTAA
- a CDS encoding hemolysin III family protein has protein sequence MSVQTKLEEQLNTFSHAIGAVLGIVGLIILVSKQADTPWSLFSVLVYGLSIIVLFSASALYHAAKTEKRKHYFRIVDHISIYLLIAGTYTPVLLLTLSDSNGWLLFYTVWGIAAFGVFLKLFFTGRFEVFSTLLYLVMGWLIVFDFSVLAERMDTNGVLFLFAGGLFYTVGIVFYAINKIPYNHVIWHVFVLAGAISHYFMILWYVV, from the coding sequence TTGAGCGTACAAACTAAGTTAGAGGAACAGCTCAATACATTCTCTCATGCCATTGGAGCTGTATTAGGTATTGTTGGTTTAATAATACTAGTAAGCAAACAAGCTGATACACCATGGAGTTTATTTAGTGTATTAGTATATGGTCTTTCCATTATTGTGTTGTTTAGTGCTTCTGCATTATATCATGCAGCCAAAACCGAAAAACGCAAACACTATTTTAGAATTGTAGACCATATAAGCATTTATTTATTAATTGCAGGAACTTATACGCCTGTATTATTGTTAACATTATCAGATAGTAATGGTTGGCTTCTGTTTTATACCGTTTGGGGAATTGCTGCTTTCGGTGTATTTCTAAAACTCTTTTTTACAGGACGTTTCGAGGTGTTTTCAACGCTGTTGTATTTGGTTATGGGTTGGTTAATCGTCTTTGATTTTAGCGTTCTAGCTGAAAGAATGGACACCAATGGGGTACTTTTCTTATTTGCAGGTGGTTTGTTTTATACAGTAGGCATTGTGTTTTACGCCATTAACAAAATACCATACAACCATGTGATTTGGCACGTGTTTGTATTAGCTGGTGCTATTAGTCACTATTTTATGATTTTGTGGTATGTAGTTTAG
- a CDS encoding serine hydrolase domain-containing protein, which yields MNHLKHLFQLIICVCLVSSCNSNQSTKIETSTTTSFSNTYKAAAFENDNRVEKIKQIAPEIEKVMIEHAKGRHIPGIAYGIVVDDQLVIASADGVLDVDTKNLATTTSAFRIASMTKSFTAMAIIKLRDEGKLALNDPVSKYIPEMTNLEYLTKDSPIIDIENLLTMTAGFPEDNPWGDRQLDETNEMLIGMIDDGVTFSNTPSFEYEYSNTGYALLGNIVSRVSGEPYQDYIKNNILQPLGMNNTYWEWNDVPKEELAIGYRWEDEQWKLEPILHDGSFGSMGGLITTIEDFSKYVSFHLSAWPPRNDDDNGPIKRSSLREMQTPQYPRLYPNARDYNGDTCALMNGYGFGLGIATYCNDIKRVSHGGALPGFGSNYYFYPEYGVGVMAFGNLTYTGPLPINKVEQLLFDKTGLEPRELPVSDILEKRKAQVLDLVQNWNANLEKEIIAENFYLDKSRDKRMSQAKQIFAEAGAVVKVEDLTPLNQLRGRFNVQTENGIISMFFTLTPEKSPKVQRLDMSFKETLSE from the coding sequence ATGAATCATTTAAAACATCTTTTCCAGTTAATTATTTGTGTGTGTCTTGTGAGTTCTTGTAATTCTAATCAATCTACTAAAATTGAAACTAGTACAACTACATCATTTTCTAACACTTACAAAGCTGCAGCATTTGAAAACGATAATCGCGTTGAAAAAATTAAACAAATAGCTCCAGAGATTGAAAAAGTGATGATTGAGCATGCCAAAGGCAGGCATATTCCAGGGATTGCTTATGGTATTGTAGTCGATGACCAATTGGTTATTGCTTCAGCAGATGGTGTATTGGATGTTGATACTAAAAATCTAGCAACTACAACATCGGCGTTTCGAATCGCTTCTATGACTAAGAGTTTTACAGCAATGGCAATTATAAAATTAAGAGATGAAGGTAAACTAGCTTTAAACGACCCTGTTAGTAAATACATTCCTGAAATGACTAATCTGGAATATCTTACAAAAGACAGTCCTATTATCGATATTGAAAATCTATTAACTATGACAGCAGGTTTTCCAGAAGATAATCCTTGGGGAGACCGTCAGTTAGACGAAACAAACGAGATGCTTATTGGTATGATAGACGATGGTGTAACCTTCTCTAACACACCATCATTTGAATACGAATACAGTAATACAGGTTATGCGTTGCTTGGTAATATTGTGTCTCGAGTTTCTGGTGAGCCTTACCAAGATTACATCAAGAATAACATACTCCAACCCTTAGGGATGAACAACACCTATTGGGAATGGAATGATGTTCCAAAAGAAGAACTTGCCATTGGCTACCGTTGGGAAGACGAACAATGGAAACTAGAACCTATATTGCATGATGGTTCGTTTGGCTCTATGGGTGGGCTTATCACCACCATTGAAGATTTTAGTAAATATGTAAGTTTTCATCTTTCGGCATGGCCTCCAAGAAATGATGACGATAATGGACCAATTAAACGAAGCTCACTTCGTGAGATGCAAACACCTCAATATCCAAGATTATATCCAAATGCTAGAGATTACAATGGTGATACGTGCGCTTTAATGAATGGCTACGGATTTGGACTTGGTATTGCTACCTATTGCAATGACATAAAACGTGTATCACATGGAGGCGCGCTTCCAGGGTTTGGTAGTAACTATTATTTTTATCCTGAATATGGTGTTGGTGTGATGGCTTTTGGCAACCTAACGTATACAGGGCCTTTGCCAATAAACAAAGTAGAGCAATTATTATTTGATAAAACTGGGTTAGAACCACGAGAGCTTCCTGTATCTGATATTCTTGAGAAGCGAAAAGCGCAAGTCTTAGATTTAGTACAAAATTGGAATGCTAACCTTGAAAAGGAAATTATTGCAGAAAACTTTTATTTAGATAAGTCTAGAGATAAACGAATGTCTCAAGCCAAACAAATTTTTGCAGAAGCTGGAGCGGTTGTTAAAGTAGAAGACCTAACACCTTTAAACCAATTACGAGGTCGCTTTAATGTGCAAACTGAGAATGGTATTATCTCTATGTTTTTTACACTTACACCTGAAAAATCACCAAAAGTACAGCGTTTGGATATGTCATTTAAGGAAACACTATCCGAGTAA